One genomic region from Athalia rosae chromosome 3, iyAthRosa1.1, whole genome shotgun sequence encodes:
- the LOC105687717 gene encoding uncharacterized protein LOC105687717 isoform X2 — MSFEYRNLHPTRSLLILAIGFFSCGSARSISDGNLTLDINGVSEVPEILEVLYEIDEEIGDDDVDSPASVTDATDSVGRVYFGSDLLFGMPVAAAVIASVVLLVCCFCCLRCAIGYDGLKRQPFYGTKRRGGVKSTQRY; from the exons ATGTCCTTTGAATACCGGAATCTGCACCCGACCCGGTCACTTCTGATTTTGGCCATTGGATTTTTTAGCTGCGGTTCAGCCAG GAGTATTTCGGACGGAAATCTGACACTCGATATCAACGGCGTCTCCGAGGTGCCCGAAATTCTCGAAGTGCTTTACGAAATTGACGAAG AAATCGGGGACGATGATGTCGATTCACCCGCATCCGTAACGGACGCCACCGATTCTGTGGGACGAGTTTATTTCGGCTCCGATCTTTTATTCGGGATGCCGGTAGCCGCGGCAGTTATAGCAT CGGTGGTTTTACTGGTTTGCTGCTTCTGTTGTCTCCGATGTGCCATAGGCTACGACGGTCTCAAACGAC AGCCATTTTACGGGACCAAAAGACGCGGGGGTGTAAAATCCACGCAGAGATACTAA
- the LOC105687717 gene encoding uncharacterized protein LOC105687717 isoform X1 has translation MYGKREKSSCTVQPRTVRSSACVFRVVWWSISDGNLTLDINGVSEVPEILEVLYEIDEEIGDDDVDSPASVTDATDSVGRVYFGSDLLFGMPVAAAVIASVVLLVCCFCCLRCAIGYDGLKRQPFYGTKRRGGVKSTQRY, from the exons ATGTACggcaaaagagagaaaagctcATGCACGGTGCAACCGAGAACGGTACGGAGCTCGGCTTGTGTATTTAGGGTCGTGTGGTG GAGTATTTCGGACGGAAATCTGACACTCGATATCAACGGCGTCTCCGAGGTGCCCGAAATTCTCGAAGTGCTTTACGAAATTGACGAAG AAATCGGGGACGATGATGTCGATTCACCCGCATCCGTAACGGACGCCACCGATTCTGTGGGACGAGTTTATTTCGGCTCCGATCTTTTATTCGGGATGCCGGTAGCCGCGGCAGTTATAGCAT CGGTGGTTTTACTGGTTTGCTGCTTCTGTTGTCTCCGATGTGCCATAGGCTACGACGGTCTCAAACGAC AGCCATTTTACGGGACCAAAAGACGCGGGGGTGTAAAATCCACGCAGAGATACTAA